Proteins from a single region of Runella sp. SP2:
- a CDS encoding AraC family transcriptional regulator, giving the protein MNKTTLTHLPSSEFSHIRELVRVKNQTVKLNDWPVQVKGGIYILCVLEGKYEWIIEHHRYVLYPNDVVVLCPWQQLGSPTNTLEIGSFVWLKLEPAIFEPTKELQLGSWSAIHENEQKLMGRLMGTHAPMVLNQLKQVNELITKIEQELKQLEFAYQTRVNQLLDELLVTIVRQQSQQQNQRRDFPQAFEQLEKMLRQSLDHPWTVEEMATVVGLGSTAFTEKVKAYSGFSPLNYLINIRIAEAMRQLRQTDKSLTDIALDTGFYSSQHFSTTFKKLTGYTPGHYRKRQTGDN; this is encoded by the coding sequence ATGAATAAAACCACACTGACCCATCTCCCTTCTTCCGAATTTTCCCACATTAGGGAATTGGTTCGTGTTAAGAATCAGACAGTTAAACTGAATGATTGGCCTGTGCAAGTGAAAGGTGGAATCTATATTTTGTGTGTCTTAGAAGGGAAATATGAGTGGATTATTGAGCATCATCGTTACGTTTTATACCCCAATGATGTCGTTGTTTTATGCCCTTGGCAGCAGCTTGGGAGTCCCACAAATACCTTAGAAATTGGAAGTTTTGTTTGGCTAAAACTAGAACCAGCCATTTTTGAGCCCACAAAAGAGCTACAATTGGGCAGTTGGTCGGCGATTCACGAGAACGAACAAAAGCTAATGGGGCGTCTCATGGGTACGCACGCCCCGATGGTGCTGAACCAACTGAAACAAGTCAATGAGCTGATTACAAAAATTGAGCAAGAACTAAAACAACTAGAGTTTGCTTACCAAACCCGCGTGAATCAACTGCTGGATGAGCTATTAGTAACGATTGTACGGCAGCAAAGTCAACAACAAAACCAACGACGCGATTTTCCGCAAGCATTTGAACAACTCGAAAAAATGCTTCGTCAAAGCTTGGATCACCCTTGGACGGTGGAAGAAATGGCGACCGTCGTAGGGTTGGGAAGTACGGCTTTTACCGAAAAAGTAAAGGCGTATTCGGGCTTTTCTCCGCTTAACTATCTGATAAATATTCGTATTGCTGAGGCAATGCGCCAACTCCGCCAAACCGATAAAAGCCTGACAGATATTGCCCTCGATACAGGTTTTTATTCATCTCAACATTTTTCTACGACTTTTAAGAAACTAACAGGCTATACCCCTGGGCATTATAGAAAACGCCAAACGGGGGACAACTAA
- a CDS encoding gluconokinase, producing MECVITIDIGTTKVKASAFDFSNNLIGARQGSYPTFHPQPDYSEQDPEQIFLTVLYALKGLINDELSKKYRPVALVFSASMHSVLPIDKHGVPLRNAVIWADNRGRDEATTLKNSELGVKLYEQTGTPIHPMSPLVKIRWFGTNSPTAWFEKVFKFISIKEYIVYQLTGQLVVDHSLASSTGLFNIHHLSWESSALDFAGIKPQQLSEPVAIDFDELKLKKEYLRLFRLPNTLKVIAGASDGCLATLGAGVVTEGDATITIGSSGAVRVAAKQVLVDEKQRFFNYILTEGTYISGGPTNNGGVVFEWFVQQFGASGLHFDMDYAVQQLLMEAERVPAGAGGLLFLPYLLGERAPLWNANARGAYMGVNITHERRHFIRATVEGIVYEVYSIGKLLQQYRSIENLYINGAYATLPLFAQILSDVFGKTVYINDKHDSASAGAALLALTKLGKYEDLVAAAQTIKSVETYSANEKNHKRYGQFSEIFDRLSHKLADDFDALVALQG from the coding sequence ATGGAGTGTGTCATAACCATTGATATTGGTACTACAAAAGTCAAAGCATCGGCATTTGATTTTTCAAATAATTTGATTGGCGCGCGGCAAGGGTCGTACCCAACGTTTCATCCTCAGCCTGATTATAGCGAACAAGACCCAGAACAGATATTTTTGACAGTTTTGTACGCGTTAAAAGGACTAATTAACGACGAACTTTCCAAAAAATATCGTCCAGTTGCCTTGGTTTTTAGTGCTTCGATGCACAGTGTGTTACCCATCGACAAACACGGTGTGCCGCTTCGTAACGCCGTCATTTGGGCTGATAACCGAGGTCGTGATGAAGCAACTACCCTTAAAAATTCTGAGCTAGGGGTGAAGTTATACGAACAAACAGGCACCCCGATTCACCCCATGTCGCCTTTGGTCAAAATTCGGTGGTTTGGGACAAACTCCCCAACGGCTTGGTTTGAAAAAGTCTTTAAGTTTATTTCTATCAAAGAGTATATTGTTTATCAATTGACTGGTCAGCTGGTGGTTGATCATAGCTTGGCGTCTTCCACTGGCTTGTTTAATATTCATCATTTGTCTTGGGAGTCCTCGGCGCTTGATTTCGCTGGAATTAAACCGCAGCAGTTGTCAGAACCAGTAGCCATTGATTTTGACGAACTTAAACTTAAAAAAGAATACCTGCGGCTATTCCGTTTGCCCAATACCCTCAAAGTGATTGCAGGGGCGAGCGATGGCTGTTTGGCAACGCTTGGGGCAGGCGTAGTGACAGAAGGAGACGCTACCATTACCATTGGGTCGAGTGGTGCTGTGCGGGTAGCGGCTAAACAGGTGTTGGTGGACGAAAAACAGCGTTTTTTTAACTATATCCTCACCGAAGGAACTTACATTTCGGGCGGGCCGACTAACAACGGCGGCGTGGTTTTTGAATGGTTTGTTCAGCAATTTGGGGCATCTGGACTCCATTTTGACATGGACTATGCCGTACAGCAATTGTTAATGGAAGCCGAACGCGTTCCAGCGGGAGCGGGGGGGCTTTTATTTTTGCCCTATTTGTTAGGCGAACGTGCTCCGTTGTGGAATGCCAATGCCCGAGGTGCTTACATGGGCGTAAATATTACGCACGAACGTCGGCATTTTATTCGGGCAACCGTCGAAGGTATTGTATATGAGGTATATAGCATTGGCAAATTGCTGCAACAATACCGCTCGATTGAAAATCTGTATATCAACGGAGCCTATGCTACGCTGCCGTTGTTTGCCCAAATTCTGTCGGATGTATTTGGTAAAACGGTATATATCAATGACAAACACGATAGCGCAAGTGCAGGTGCGGCATTGTTGGCTTTGACAAAACTTGGAAAATATGAAGACTTAGTGGCAGCCGCCCAAACCATCAAATCGGTAGAAACGTATTCTGCCAATGAGAAAAACCATAAACGTTATGGACAATTTTCTGAAATTTTTGACCGACTAAGCCATAAATTAGCCGATGATTTTGACGCATTGGTGGCTTTGCAAGGGTAA
- a CDS encoding ABC transporter substrate-binding protein: MKRMFLVVTQLVIFLFIALSFPPLPVRAQILYDTPTQELVLEAIDRIYNYEFAAVEPVARQIRAKYPNHPVNAMLKAMQMQWQYLPVKDNKAMSGQYAKLLEECIAKAKVLEKNEKTRPEAAFFSMAGHGYIALIHNYNDEKMKAASEAKKAYDYVMSGFKYMNNNPEFYFSSGLYNYYMIRYPEDHPIVKPVVLFFKDGNREEGLRQMDIASKKGMFTRTESSFYLARIYLKHEQRYDKASSYLGNLVEKYPNNPIFLMKHTEALLLLGKYDEAQPFIEKLKKRNESFFSLVSHTLEGMYLEKQSRNDQAAQRLYLTAIRQPRDEEYTKEYQAFAYAGLARIAIRAGDKRKATEYYKIVSDLAEYKGTLKEAKNFLK; encoded by the coding sequence ATGAAACGAATGTTTTTAGTAGTTACTCAATTGGTTATTTTTTTATTCATCGCCTTATCTTTCCCTCCACTTCCTGTCCGCGCACAAATTTTATACGATACGCCCACGCAAGAATTGGTACTGGAAGCCATCGACCGTATTTACAATTATGAATTTGCGGCAGTAGAACCCGTTGCTCGTCAAATACGTGCCAAATATCCTAACCACCCCGTGAATGCCATGCTCAAAGCCATGCAAATGCAATGGCAATACTTACCCGTAAAAGACAATAAAGCCATGAGTGGGCAGTACGCAAAACTCCTTGAGGAATGTATTGCCAAAGCAAAAGTGTTAGAAAAAAACGAAAAAACACGTCCCGAAGCTGCGTTTTTCTCAATGGCGGGACATGGATATATTGCGTTGATTCACAACTACAATGATGAAAAAATGAAGGCTGCCAGTGAAGCAAAAAAAGCCTACGATTATGTCATGTCAGGATTCAAATACATGAATAACAATCCTGAGTTTTATTTTTCCTCTGGTCTTTACAATTACTACATGATTCGCTACCCCGAAGACCATCCAATCGTAAAACCCGTTGTGCTGTTTTTCAAAGACGGTAACCGCGAGGAAGGGCTTCGACAAATGGACATTGCGTCCAAAAAAGGGATGTTCACGCGCACCGAATCTTCGTTTTACTTGGCCCGTATCTACCTTAAACACGAGCAGCGTTACGACAAAGCCAGTAGCTACTTGGGGAATCTCGTAGAAAAGTACCCCAACAATCCCATTTTTTTGATGAAACACACCGAAGCATTGCTTCTTTTGGGAAAATACGACGAGGCTCAACCTTTTATTGAAAAATTAAAAAAACGAAACGAGTCGTTCTTTTCACTCGTTTCACACACACTGGAAGGAATGTACCTCGAAAAACAATCACGCAACGACCAAGCTGCTCAACGATTGTACTTAACGGCCATTCGTCAGCCGCGCGACGAAGAATATACCAAAGAGTACCAAGCCTTTGCGTATGCAGGTTTGGCACGAATTGCCATTCGGGCAGGAGATAAAAGAAAAGCTACCGAGTATTACAAAATCGTCAGTGATTTGGCAGAATACAAAGGCACGCTCAAAGAGGCTAAAAACTTCTTAAAATAA
- a CDS encoding pitrilysin family protein produces MIHYDHFTLDNGLKVFVHEDHTTALAAVNILYNVGSRDEEEKRTGFAHLFEHLMFGGSKNIPSYDEPLQTVGGENNAFTSADITNYYITLPAVNLETAFWLESDRMMSLSFDPKVLEIQQKVVVEEFKQRYLNQPYGDVWLKLRPLAYQVHPYRWATIGKEISHIEEATMEDVKAFFYKYYLPNNAIMVVAGDVTVPQVKALTEKWFGSIPAGEQYVRNLPAEPLQTSARFLETEAKVPLNALYKTYHIPGRFEDDFYTADLLSDILGRGKSARLYQKLLKERQLFSNINAYNTSSIDPGLLVIQGNLNAGVTLDEANAAVEDVLQELVEVALDEKELAKVKNQAESTLAFSEVELLNRAMNLAYAANAGNPDLVNQEAAKIQAVTAKDIQEMAQKVLSKNNCSTMYYRAVN; encoded by the coding sequence ATGATTCACTACGACCATTTTACCCTTGACAACGGGCTCAAAGTATTTGTCCACGAAGACCACACAACTGCTTTGGCCGCTGTAAATATTCTCTACAATGTGGGTTCTCGCGATGAAGAGGAAAAACGTACTGGTTTTGCCCACTTGTTTGAACATTTAATGTTTGGGGGGTCAAAAAATATTCCATCCTACGATGAGCCACTTCAAACCGTAGGCGGCGAAAACAACGCATTTACTTCGGCTGATATTACCAATTACTACATCACCCTACCCGCTGTTAATCTCGAAACTGCTTTCTGGTTGGAATCAGACCGAATGATGAGTCTATCTTTTGATCCAAAAGTACTCGAAATTCAACAAAAAGTGGTGGTGGAAGAGTTTAAACAGCGCTATTTGAACCAACCCTACGGCGACGTTTGGTTGAAACTTAGACCATTGGCTTATCAAGTACATCCGTATCGTTGGGCAACAATTGGCAAAGAAATTAGCCATATCGAAGAGGCTACGATGGAGGATGTCAAAGCGTTTTTCTACAAATATTATTTGCCAAACAATGCCATCATGGTTGTGGCAGGGGATGTCACTGTTCCACAAGTGAAAGCATTGACCGAAAAATGGTTTGGTTCTATTCCTGCGGGGGAGCAATACGTACGCAATTTACCTGCCGAACCACTCCAAACGTCGGCACGTTTTTTAGAAACTGAAGCCAAAGTGCCGCTGAATGCGCTATATAAAACGTACCACATTCCTGGGCGTTTTGAGGACGACTTTTACACGGCCGATTTATTAAGTGATATCTTAGGAAGAGGAAAATCGGCGCGTTTGTACCAAAAACTACTGAAAGAAAGACAGTTGTTCTCCAATATCAATGCCTACAATACCTCGTCCATTGACCCAGGTTTATTAGTAATTCAAGGAAATCTCAATGCTGGAGTAACGTTGGATGAAGCCAATGCTGCCGTGGAGGATGTTTTGCAGGAGTTGGTGGAGGTTGCGTTGGATGAAAAAGAATTGGCAAAAGTGAAAAACCAAGCAGAGTCAACGTTGGCGTTTTCGGAAGTTGAATTACTCAATCGTGCGATGAACTTAGCCTATGCCGCTAACGCTGGGAATCCAGATTTAGTCAATCAAGAAGCGGCTAAAATTCAGGCAGTAACGGCCAAAGACATTCAAGAAATGGCCCAAAAAGTGCTTTCTAAAAACAATTGTTCAACGATGTATTACCGCGCAGTAAACTAA
- the ispF gene encoding 2-C-methyl-D-erythritol 2,4-cyclodiphosphate synthase has translation MKYRIGQGYDVHQLEEGRDFWLGGIKIPHTHGAKGHSDADVVCHVLCDALLGAANMRNIGYHFSDKDPQWKGVDSKLLLAKVMEMIREKGYEVGNVDVTVVLQEPKLNPHIPTMKECLSKVMAIDIEDISIKATTSEHLGFVGKKEGIAAHCVALIYS, from the coding sequence ATGAAATATAGAATTGGACAAGGCTACGACGTGCATCAATTGGAAGAAGGGCGAGATTTTTGGTTGGGTGGAATTAAAATCCCCCACACCCACGGAGCCAAAGGTCACTCCGATGCCGATGTAGTTTGTCACGTGCTGTGTGATGCCCTCCTTGGGGCGGCCAATATGCGCAATATTGGGTACCATTTCTCGGACAAAGATCCCCAATGGAAAGGCGTTGATAGCAAGTTGTTGTTGGCGAAAGTCATGGAAATGATTCGTGAAAAAGGCTACGAAGTTGGGAACGTTGACGTGACAGTCGTGCTTCAAGAACCCAAACTTAATCCGCACATTCCGACGATGAAGGAATGCCTTTCGAAGGTCATGGCCATTGATATTGAGGATATTTCTATAAAAGCCACTACTTCTGAGCATTTGGGTTTTGTTGGAAAAAAAGAAGGCATTGCCGCCCATTGTGTTGCGTTGATTTATAGTTAG
- a CDS encoding amidohydrolase family protein yields the protein MKKHFTFLYLLGSLSAVAQTNGGQIEQPLGFEEYDPVSTLKVSEHKLTRSKYPFIDIHNHQYSMSNQDLSKLVAEMDALNMGVMVNLSGRGWSQQWEEGTTTIKGMLDNVKKNYPKRFMVFTNPELKGVGSPGYGERAAKQVEEDVKAGAVGMKVYKSLGFSGIKDTDGKRVAVSDPRLDPIWAKCGELGIPVIIHTADPKSFWDPLDRYNERWLELKTHAGRKRGNNDPVPFDSLMKEQHAVFARHPKTKFINAHMGWYPNDLRKLDSLMTRFPNMYVEIGAVIAELGRQPRAAKQFFVKWQDKILFGKDSWVPSEYATYFRVLETEDEYFPYHKKYHAFWRMYGMGLPDEVLKKVYYKNAIKLIPAIDKSQFPE from the coding sequence ATGAAAAAACACTTCACCTTTCTGTATTTATTGGGCTCACTTAGTGCTGTTGCTCAGACCAACGGAGGACAAATTGAGCAACCTCTAGGTTTTGAAGAATACGACCCCGTCTCGACGCTGAAAGTATCGGAACATAAGCTTACGCGTTCTAAATACCCTTTTATCGACATCCACAACCACCAATACAGCATGTCAAACCAAGATTTGTCAAAATTGGTGGCTGAGATGGATGCTTTGAATATGGGTGTAATGGTAAATTTGAGCGGACGCGGATGGTCGCAGCAGTGGGAAGAAGGAACAACGACTATAAAAGGAATGCTTGACAACGTAAAAAAGAATTATCCTAAGCGTTTTATGGTGTTCACCAACCCTGAATTAAAAGGAGTAGGTTCGCCAGGCTACGGTGAGAGAGCCGCCAAACAAGTTGAGGAAGACGTGAAAGCGGGAGCGGTAGGGATGAAAGTATATAAAAGTTTGGGTTTTAGTGGAATAAAAGATACCGATGGAAAACGCGTAGCCGTAAGTGACCCGCGTTTAGACCCAATCTGGGCAAAGTGCGGAGAACTTGGTATCCCCGTCATTATTCACACAGCCGACCCTAAATCGTTTTGGGATCCCCTCGACCGATACAATGAACGTTGGTTAGAGCTTAAAACCCACGCAGGACGCAAGCGTGGTAATAACGACCCCGTTCCGTTTGATTCGTTGATGAAGGAACAACACGCGGTTTTTGCGCGTCATCCCAAAACCAAATTTATTAATGCCCACATGGGTTGGTATCCTAATGATTTGCGAAAACTAGATAGTTTGATGACCCGTTTTCCAAATATGTACGTGGAAATTGGCGCTGTTATCGCCGAGTTGGGGCGTCAACCCCGCGCGGCTAAGCAGTTTTTTGTAAAATGGCAGGATAAAATTCTTTTTGGAAAAGACAGTTGGGTTCCTTCTGAGTACGCTACGTATTTCCGAGTACTAGAAACGGAAGATGAATACTTTCCCTACCACAAAAAATACCATGCTTTCTGGCGTATGTACGGCATGGGTTTGCCTGACGAAGTGCTGAAAAAAGTGTATTATAAGAATGCCATCAAACTCATTCCTGCCATTGATAAATCGCAGTTTCCTGAGTAA
- a CDS encoding MoxR family ATPase, which yields MSQTLASVQTLLQTRGYIADEYVAMSVYLAMKLRKPLLIEGPAGVGKTEIAKVMAQALETELIRLQCYEGLDANHAIYEWNYQHQLLYLKVAPLPPTGEYSNEDPFGKIENTLFSEKFLLKRPLLKALTQPKAPVLLIDEVDRADEEFESFLLEMLSDWQITIPEIGTIKATHIPHVILTGNRTRELSEALRRRCLYLWIDYPPFEKELAIVKSKVEQIDATLARQITAFMQELRQQRLNKVPGIAETLDWAEALAGMHIQHLEKSLVESTLGVVLKDWQDIRQTQLSLSELFEKVGIKSKWEDA from the coding sequence ATGTCTCAAACCCTTGCCTCCGTCCAGACTTTGCTCCAAACTCGGGGATATATTGCCGACGAGTACGTGGCTATGTCGGTCTATTTAGCCATGAAACTTCGTAAACCCTTGCTCATTGAAGGGCCAGCGGGAGTCGGAAAAACGGAGATTGCAAAGGTGATGGCGCAGGCACTGGAAACAGAACTGATTCGTTTGCAGTGCTATGAAGGATTAGATGCAAACCATGCTATTTACGAGTGGAATTATCAACATCAATTGTTGTATTTGAAAGTAGCACCCTTGCCCCCAACGGGAGAATATAGCAATGAAGACCCTTTTGGGAAGATAGAAAATACGCTGTTTAGCGAAAAATTTTTGCTAAAACGACCGTTATTAAAAGCGTTGACGCAACCGAAAGCACCTGTGCTTTTGATTGATGAAGTAGATCGGGCAGACGAAGAATTTGAAAGTTTTTTGCTTGAGATGCTGTCGGACTGGCAAATTACCATTCCAGAAATTGGTACAATCAAGGCAACGCATATTCCCCACGTAATTTTGACAGGAAACCGTACCCGCGAACTTTCGGAGGCACTTCGGCGTCGGTGCTTGTATTTGTGGATCGATTATCCGCCGTTTGAAAAAGAACTAGCCATTGTCAAATCAAAAGTGGAACAAATTGACGCTACGCTTGCGCGTCAGATTACGGCGTTTATGCAAGAGCTTCGCCAACAGCGACTTAACAAAGTACCAGGCATCGCCGAAACCCTCGATTGGGCCGAAGCATTGGCGGGGATGCACATCCAACACCTCGAAAAATCGTTGGTGGAATCAACCCTAGGCGTAGTGCTAAAAGATTGGCAAGATATTCGTCAGACCCAGTTGAGCTTGTCGGAACTTTTCGAGAAAGTAGGAATCAAGTCGAAGTGGGAGGACGCTTAA
- the kdsA gene encoding 3-deoxy-8-phosphooctulonate synthase, with protein sequence MQKKIVRVGDIECGTDELFLISGPCVIEDEKIMMTVAERLKEISERLGIKIIYKSSFMKDNRSSLDYYMGPGLEEGIRILAKVKEQFGFTLLTDVHYPEQCAPVAEVVDVLQIPAYLCMQTTLVVAAAKTGKVVNLKHGQFLAPENMKHPVKKIEDSGNDKIILTERGYTFGYNDLIVDPRSFYHMNKTGYPVVFDVTHAIRKYGIPSKDSKGGAREYLPVLARAGVAAGVDGLFVEAHTCPSEALCDAASQLDINYLEEFLKPLIELHNVEVKYRASAQELA encoded by the coding sequence ATGCAAAAGAAAATCGTTCGCGTAGGCGATATTGAGTGCGGAACCGACGAGTTGTTCTTGATTTCGGGGCCATGTGTCATTGAAGACGAGAAAATTATGATGACCGTGGCTGAACGTTTGAAAGAAATTTCGGAACGTTTGGGAATTAAAATCATTTACAAGTCTTCGTTTATGAAAGACAACCGCAGTAGCCTAGACTACTACATGGGGCCTGGATTGGAAGAAGGAATTCGTATTTTGGCAAAAGTGAAGGAGCAATTCGGCTTCACGCTTTTGACTGACGTACACTATCCTGAACAATGTGCGCCCGTGGCCGAAGTGGTTGATGTACTTCAAATCCCTGCGTATTTGTGTATGCAAACAACCCTCGTGGTGGCCGCTGCCAAAACGGGTAAAGTGGTGAATTTGAAGCATGGTCAGTTCTTGGCGCCTGAGAATATGAAGCACCCTGTGAAGAAAATCGAAGACAGTGGCAATGACAAAATTATCTTGACGGAACGTGGCTATACGTTTGGATACAACGATTTGATTGTGGATCCACGTAGTTTTTACCACATGAACAAAACGGGTTATCCTGTCGTATTTGACGTGACCCACGCCATTCGTAAGTATGGTATTCCGTCGAAAGACAGCAAGGGAGGCGCGCGCGAGTATTTGCCAGTTTTGGCACGTGCGGGCGTGGCAGCAGGGGTAGATGGTCTTTTTGTAGAAGCACATACTTGCCCGTCTGAAGCCCTTTGCGATGCCGCTAGTCAGTTGGATATTAATTACTTAGAAGAGTTTTTGAAGCCGTTGATTGAATTGCACAACGTAGAAGTAAAATACCGTGCTTCGGCTCAAGAATTGGCTTAG
- a CDS encoding AraC family transcriptional regulator codes for MKDIPIYGITEFTEADLSKVLYVNNLKKHLATHQFVNHPHKHSTYITVFFTSGQGTHEIDFQTYPVQPGSLFLLTPGQVHCWNLSDDADGFVVFHTEGFYNNAFLTRRISDFPFFYLQTNYPVIYLTSVEQSALSPIFQWIYEESRYELPFKSPKLISLIDVLYIELARVYSDNRKKGEEYSHYYIQIKKLEKLIEENFRQLKFPKEYADLMNMTTRHLNRICQQNLNQSTGKLILNRTIIEAKRMLVHSDTSVNAVADYLGYDDYSYFVRLFKKEVGETPKQFQLRLASERVLERVSLF; via the coding sequence ATGAAAGATATTCCTATTTATGGCATCACCGAGTTTACCGAAGCAGACCTCTCCAAGGTGTTGTATGTCAATAACCTAAAAAAACACCTAGCTACTCACCAATTTGTCAACCACCCTCATAAACATAGCACCTACATAACTGTTTTCTTTACTTCTGGCCAAGGTACGCACGAAATTGATTTCCAAACCTATCCCGTACAACCTGGCAGTTTGTTTTTACTCACTCCTGGTCAAGTGCATTGTTGGAATTTGTCAGATGATGCCGACGGGTTTGTCGTTTTTCATACCGAAGGTTTTTATAATAATGCTTTTTTAACTCGAAGAATAAGTGATTTTCCTTTCTTTTATCTGCAAACCAACTACCCCGTCATCTATCTTACATCCGTAGAACAATCAGCCCTCTCTCCTATTTTTCAGTGGATTTATGAGGAGTCGCGGTACGAACTTCCGTTCAAATCTCCAAAACTTATTTCATTAATAGACGTGCTTTACATCGAATTGGCACGGGTTTACTCAGATAATCGTAAAAAAGGAGAGGAATATTCTCACTACTACATTCAAATCAAAAAATTAGAAAAACTGATTGAAGAAAACTTTCGGCAGTTAAAATTTCCCAAAGAGTATGCTGATTTGATGAATATGACAACGCGGCATTTGAACCGAATTTGCCAACAGAATCTCAACCAAAGTACAGGTAAGCTGATTTTAAATCGCACCATCATCGAAGCCAAACGAATGCTAGTCCACAGCGACACTTCGGTAAATGCAGTTGCCGATTATTTAGGCTATGACGATTACTCCTATTTCGTTCGGCTTTTTAAGAAAGAAGTGGGAGAAACACCCAAGCAATTTCAGCTTCGTTTGGCCTCCGAAAGGGTATTAGAACGAGTGAGTCTTTTCTAA
- a CDS encoding DUF983 domain-containing protein, producing the protein MSLIHVVQNKCPKCHQGQVFSTNNLLSFRPATMKENCPHCGHNFSKEPGFYWGAMYVSYALATFEMAIVYAICILIFKVDALAISNLIASIVAVLGLFPFNFRMARLLWLYLFSGVVE; encoded by the coding sequence ATGTCACTGATTCATGTAGTTCAAAATAAGTGTCCCAAATGCCACCAAGGCCAAGTTTTTTCAACCAATAACTTACTTTCATTTCGTCCTGCAACGATGAAAGAGAATTGTCCACATTGCGGGCATAACTTTAGCAAAGAACCGGGGTTTTATTGGGGGGCGATGTACGTTAGTTATGCCCTTGCTACCTTCGAAATGGCCATCGTTTATGCCATTTGCATTCTAATATTTAAGGTTGACGCCTTGGCCATTTCGAACCTAATAGCGAGTATCGTTGCCGTTTTAGGATTATTTCCGTTCAATTTCAGAATGGCGCGCTTGCTTTGGCTTTATTTGTTTTCGGGCGTAGTGGAATAA
- a CDS encoding RluA family pseudouridine synthase, protein MSENQLPPNEDEEEEYYEHHRIVADKGQTLMRIDHYLKHHLSGVTRTKLQNAIETESVKVNDKPVKSSYKVKPFDIITIAMPHPPRVTEILAENIPLSITYEDPEVLVLNKPAGMVVHPAYGNWNGTVVNALLYHFENLPTGRNGEARPGLIHRIDKDTSGLLVIAKTEYAMAHVARQFFEHTTERTYYAIIWGIPKDEKGTIVGHIGRSARDRKIMAVYTDGSQGKHAVTHYEVLATYKYVSLIKCKLETGRTHQIRAHFQFLGHPLFGDPVYGGDKILRGTTSGSYRAFVDNCLQIMPRQALHAKSLGFQHPRTKQWLQFDSELPEDFRIVLEKWEKYANQ, encoded by the coding sequence ATGTCAGAAAATCAGCTCCCCCCCAACGAAGACGAGGAAGAAGAATATTACGAGCATCACCGCATTGTGGCCGACAAAGGTCAGACCTTGATGCGAATCGACCACTACCTCAAACATCATCTTTCGGGAGTCACACGGACTAAGCTTCAAAATGCGATTGAGACTGAATCGGTCAAAGTTAATGATAAACCTGTAAAGTCAAGCTATAAAGTAAAACCGTTTGATATTATAACGATTGCGATGCCACATCCTCCGAGGGTTACGGAGATTTTGGCCGAGAATATTCCGCTTTCAATCACCTACGAAGACCCCGAAGTACTGGTGCTCAACAAACCCGCAGGGATGGTTGTGCACCCTGCGTACGGCAACTGGAACGGCACCGTGGTTAATGCACTTTTATATCATTTTGAAAATTTGCCTACGGGGCGAAACGGAGAAGCGCGCCCTGGCCTGATTCACCGAATCGACAAAGACACGTCGGGTCTTTTGGTTATTGCCAAAACCGAATATGCAATGGCCCACGTGGCCCGACAGTTTTTTGAACACACCACTGAGCGTACCTATTATGCCATCATTTGGGGAATTCCTAAAGACGAAAAAGGGACAATTGTGGGGCACATTGGCAGAAGTGCCCGCGACCGAAAAATAATGGCCGTTTATACCGATGGAAGTCAGGGCAAGCACGCCGTTACCCACTACGAAGTACTTGCTACCTATAAATATGTATCGCTCATCAAATGCAAATTAGAAACGGGTCGAACGCACCAAATTAGGGCACACTTTCAGTTTTTGGGTCATCCGCTTTTCGGTGATCCTGTTTATGGCGGCGATAAAATCTTGCGCGGTACGACGAGCGGAAGCTACCGAGCTTTTGTGGACAATTGTCTCCAGATTATGCCTCGGCAGGCGCTTCACGCCAAATCGCTCGGCTTTCAGCACCCTCGTACCAAGCAGTGGCTACAGTTTGATTCCGAACTGCCAGAGGATTTTAGGATAGTACTGGAGAAATGGGAAAAATACGCCAATCAGTAG